The Geobacter sp. AOG2 genome includes a window with the following:
- a CDS encoding pitrilysin family protein translates to MNRINRYVGLVFALIICVFAGVSPALSGEVTRATLKNGLRVVIVQNSLAPVVTTQVNYLVGSNEAPPGFPGMAHAQEHMMFRGNPGLTSDQLSSIIAAMGGNFNAQTEQSLTQYFFTVPVEDLETALHVEAVRMRGIIDSDKAWKEERGAIEQEVVQDLSDPQYILSTRLLGKLFAGAPYEHDALGTVASFDKTTGAMLKRFYDDWYAPNNAILVIAGNVEPQRTLATVKRLFGGIPRKKLPAHAPIALSPLKPAEIQLDSDLSYGLALVAYRFPGLESPDYAAGMVLSDVLSSQRANLYALVPEGKALSTSFDSYALPKMGYAFALSAFPQGEDGHPMVETLKKIIHDYVTNGVPPELVEASKRHEIAQAEFQKNSVEGLASAWSQALALEGRSSPDDDIQAIGRVTVEDVNRVARNFLANDTAITAIMTPRQSGSPVESKGSGRTNESFAPKQVKKVKLPAWAAQVTRPHKVAAVKEGPTDLTLKNGIRLIVKTTRTSDTVSLYGHVKNNPGLEAPPGREGVEDILGGLFSYGSKSLNRLAFQSALDEIAADAEVGPLFSLQVVKGHFDRGVALVADNLINPALPEEAFKVVQKETSSLLAGQEKSPKWLVGRALRTALFPKGDPALRYAKPATVEKLTLADVRDYYHAVFRPDVTTIVVVGNITPGEARAVIEKHFGGWKAEGPKPETEYRPVADNKPAAVVVPNNSRVQDEVSLEETLGITRSHPDYYPLQVGLHILTGAFYATRLYHDLRETNGLVYAVDAFLNIGKTRSSFGVDYGCDPRNVSKARSIIERDLADMRTNLVSPDELSQAKNLLVHQVLLSSTSTASIALGLLHLSQLDLPLDEPARAADRYQKVSAAQVRSAFSKWIRPDGFVQVTSGPQPQ, encoded by the coding sequence ATGAACAGGATCAATCGATATGTCGGGCTTGTTTTCGCCCTGATAATTTGTGTTTTCGCCGGGGTTAGCCCCGCCTTATCCGGCGAGGTCACCAGGGCCACCCTTAAAAACGGTCTGCGGGTGGTCATCGTGCAGAATTCCCTGGCCCCGGTCGTTACGACCCAGGTCAATTACCTCGTCGGCTCAAACGAGGCGCCTCCCGGTTTTCCGGGTATGGCGCATGCCCAGGAACACATGATGTTTCGCGGCAATCCGGGGCTTACCTCGGATCAGTTGTCATCCATCATCGCCGCCATGGGCGGCAATTTCAACGCCCAAACCGAACAGTCCCTGACACAATATTTCTTTACCGTCCCGGTTGAGGACCTGGAAACCGCCCTCCATGTGGAGGCGGTGCGGATGCGCGGAATCATCGATTCCGACAAGGCATGGAAGGAGGAGCGGGGGGCCATCGAGCAGGAGGTGGTTCAGGATCTGTCCGATCCCCAGTACATCCTGAGCACCCGCCTGTTGGGCAAACTGTTCGCGGGAGCCCCCTACGAGCATGACGCTCTCGGAACGGTGGCTTCCTTCGACAAGACGACCGGCGCCATGCTCAAGAGGTTCTATGATGACTGGTATGCGCCGAACAACGCGATCCTGGTCATCGCGGGCAATGTCGAGCCGCAGCGAACCCTGGCGACGGTCAAGCGCCTGTTCGGGGGGATACCCCGGAAAAAACTGCCCGCACATGCCCCGATTGCCCTCTCGCCCCTCAAGCCCGCCGAGATACAACTGGACTCGGACCTGTCCTATGGGCTGGCTCTCGTCGCATACCGGTTTCCCGGATTGGAGAGCCCCGATTATGCGGCCGGCATGGTCTTGTCGGATGTCCTCTCCAGCCAGCGCGCCAACCTTTATGCCCTTGTTCCGGAGGGCAAGGCGCTTTCGACGAGCTTCGACAGCTATGCCTTGCCCAAAATGGGATACGCTTTCGCCCTCTCCGCATTCCCCCAGGGGGAAGACGGACATCCCATGGTGGAGACCCTCAAGAAGATTATCCATGACTATGTGACAAACGGCGTCCCCCCGGAGTTGGTGGAGGCGTCCAAGCGCCATGAGATCGCCCAGGCGGAGTTTCAAAAAAACTCGGTTGAGGGATTGGCCTCCGCATGGTCCCAGGCCCTCGCCCTGGAAGGACGCTCTTCGCCCGACGACGATATCCAAGCCATCGGCAGGGTCACGGTCGAGGATGTCAACCGTGTGGCGCGGAATTTTCTGGCTAACGACACGGCCATCACCGCGATCATGACCCCCAGGCAATCCGGCAGCCCCGTGGAGTCGAAAGGCTCCGGCCGCACGAACGAGTCGTTCGCCCCTAAACAGGTGAAGAAGGTGAAGCTTCCCGCATGGGCCGCTCAGGTCACCAGGCCCCACAAGGTTGCGGCGGTGAAGGAAGGGCCGACCGACCTGACACTAAAAAACGGGATACGCCTGATCGTGAAAACGACCAGAACCAGCGATACGGTCAGCCTGTATGGCCACGTCAAAAACAATCCGGGGCTTGAGGCGCCTCCCGGCAGGGAAGGCGTGGAAGATATCCTGGGGGGGCTTTTTAGCTATGGCAGCAAAAGCCTGAATCGTCTGGCTTTTCAATCCGCTCTGGATGAGATAGCCGCAGATGCCGAGGTGGGACCCTTGTTCTCTCTCCAGGTGGTAAAGGGGCATTTTGACCGCGGAGTGGCGCTCGTCGCGGATAACCTGATCAATCCGGCGCTTCCGGAGGAGGCCTTCAAGGTGGTGCAAAAAGAGACTTCCTCACTCCTTGCCGGCCAGGAAAAAAGCCCGAAATGGCTTGTCGGCCGGGCGCTCAGAACAGCGCTCTTTCCGAAAGGCGACCCGGCCCTCCGTTATGCCAAACCGGCAACGGTCGAAAAGCTGACCCTTGCCGACGTCCGGGACTACTACCATGCCGTTTTCCGGCCCGACGTGACGACCATCGTGGTTGTGGGGAACATAACCCCCGGCGAAGCGCGGGCGGTTATCGAAAAACACTTCGGCGGCTGGAAAGCCGAAGGCCCCAAGCCCGAGACCGAATATCGGCCGGTTGCCGACAACAAGCCTGCGGCGGTGGTGGTTCCCAACAACAGCAGGGTGCAGGACGAGGTGTCGCTCGAAGAGACGCTCGGCATAACCCGTTCACATCCTGATTACTATCCCTTGCAGGTCGGCCTGCATATCCTCACTGGAGCTTTCTACGCAACCAGGCTCTACCACGACCTTCGCGAGACCAACGGTTTGGTCTACGCGGTGGATGCCTTCCTCAACATCGGCAAGACCCGCTCGAGCTTTGGCGTTGATTACGGCTGCGATCCCCGGAACGTCTCGAAAGCCCGCTCGATCATAGAGCGGGACTTGGCGGACATGCGGACGAACCTCGTGAGCCCTGACGAGTTGTCCCAGGCAAAGAACCTGCTCGTCCACCAGGTTTTGCTCTCCTCTACCAGTACCGCAAGCATTGCCCTGGGGTTGCTTCATCTTTCACAGTTGGATTTGCCGCTGGATGAGCCGGCTCGCGCGGCCGACAGGTATCAGAAGGTCTCTGC
- a CDS encoding metal ABC transporter substrate-binding protein, with product MKKILIASVVILCLSAMGACRKKEAPISSPASHKKMVVVTTLFPLYDFARTVGGNKVDVNLILPPGIEAHSFEPKPEDAARVTGADLFVYTNEYMEPWAVKFVKGLNAGSVLLVDSSKGVTFLKAGAEEGRHEDHDGAEHHHAGGMDPHIWLDFGNAQIMVDNIAEALAARDPANKGYYLANAAAYKAELKKLDDDYKAGLSSCAKKTFLHGGHYAFGYLAHRYGLQYESASAVNADAEPTPAKLIALVKQVKAMGLKYVYSEELLSPRVSEMIAKETGATVLLLHGAHNISKDDFDHGVTFIALMRRNLDNLRAGLQCK from the coding sequence ATGAAAAAAATACTCATCGCATCAGTAGTGATCCTCTGTCTTTCAGCCATGGGCGCCTGCCGGAAAAAAGAGGCGCCGATCTCTTCTCCCGCATCCCACAAAAAGATGGTTGTCGTGACGACCCTGTTTCCCCTGTACGATTTTGCCCGCACCGTCGGCGGCAATAAGGTGGATGTCAATCTGATCCTGCCGCCGGGCATCGAGGCCCATTCCTTTGAACCAAAACCGGAGGATGCCGCCAGGGTCACCGGGGCGGACCTGTTCGTCTATACCAACGAATACATGGAGCCCTGGGCGGTGAAGTTCGTCAAGGGCCTGAATGCCGGGAGCGTGCTGCTGGTGGATTCGAGCAAGGGTGTTACCTTTCTCAAGGCCGGTGCCGAGGAGGGGAGGCATGAAGACCACGATGGCGCGGAGCACCACCACGCCGGAGGCATGGACCCGCACATCTGGCTCGATTTCGGCAATGCGCAGATCATGGTGGACAACATCGCCGAGGCCCTGGCTGCCCGAGACCCGGCCAACAAGGGGTATTATCTGGCCAATGCCGCTGCCTACAAGGCGGAACTGAAGAAGCTCGACGACGACTACAAGGCCGGGCTGTCAAGCTGCGCCAAGAAGACGTTCCTGCACGGCGGGCACTACGCCTTCGGCTATCTGGCCCATCGCTACGGTCTCCAGTATGAGTCCGCTTCAGCGGTCAACGCAGACGCCGAGCCGACACCGGCCAAACTGATTGCGCTCGTCAAGCAGGTAAAAGCCATGGGCCTGAAGTATGTCTACAGCGAGGAACTCCTTTCGCCGCGCGTCTCGGAGATGATCGCCAAGGAGACCGGGGCAACCGTTCTGCTGCTCCATGGCGCCCATAACATCAGCAAGGATGATTTCGATCACGGCGTAACCTTCATCGCCCTGATGAGAAGGAATTTGGACAATCTGAGGGCCGGTTTGCAGTGCAAGTGA